In Fragaria vesca subsp. vesca linkage group LG5, FraVesHawaii_1.0, whole genome shotgun sequence, the genomic stretch TTGTCGATGAGGAGTTCCTAAGGAACTATGGACCACTACAAGTTAGAAGATATAGCTATTTGGACGTCAAGGAAATGACCAACTCCTTCAATGAAAAATTAGGACAGGGAGGCTATGGCGATGTATACAAAGGAAGACTTAATGATGGTTCTCTCATAGCAGTGAAGGTCTTGAACAGATCAAAAGGTAATGGAGAAGAATTTATGAACGAGGTCGCAGCCATTAGTAGAACTTCCCATGTCAATATTGTCAGCTTGTTGGGGTTTTGCTTTGAGGGTTCAAAAAGAGCTCTTATATATGAATTCATGCCTAATGGATCTCTTGAAAAGTTCATATTTGATGCAAATACGTCCCTAGCTAAAGATCATCACTTGGGATGGGAAATGTTGGAACAAATTTCTCTTAGCATTGCTGGAGGACTAGAGTATTTACATCGTGGCTGCAACACAAGAATTTTGCATTTTGACATTAAGCCACATAACATTCTTCTTGATGAGAACTTCTCACCGAAGATATCTGATTTCGGCCTTGCTAAAATATGTAAGGGAAATGAGAGTATTGTGTCAATGTTGGGTGCAAGAGGTACTTGTGGATACATTGCTCCAGAAGTTTTCTGTAGAAATTTTGGTGGTGTCTCACACAAATCCGATGTGTACAGCTACGGAATGATGCTTTCGGAGATGGTTGGGGGAAGAAAGAACATCAACGCTGAAGTTGAAAATACTAGTGAGATATATTTTCCACACTGGATCTACAACCGTCTTGAATTGGATCAAGAACTTGGCCTGCAGCGCATCATGAATGAGGAAGACAAAGTAAGAGCAAGGAAGATGATAATAGTGAGCTTGTGGTGCATACAAACCGACCCTTCAAAACGGCCATCCATGAAACAAGTGATAGAAATGTTGGAAGGGAGTGTTGAATCCTTGCAGATACCACCGAAGCCTTACTTGTCTTCTCCTCCAAAATCCCCTGCACATTCTTCTACTACATCAGTATCAATACAATAGAACAACCGAACACTCCGCATTTTTTATACTTGGGCAATCTGTAGTTATGTACATGGAACAATACATTGTAAATCTCTATATATATGAGCAAATGATTGAAAATGAAGCTATGATCAGCATTATTTCATACTCTTTCTAACAAGATCATTTGGAAGTGTTGTTCTAGCTAGACTCATTCCCATTCTACTTTGCTGGTTTCTGTTTGTCAATAAGTTCTAATTCACTAGGTCCTGGGATTTCTACTATACTCCAATCCTTCATATGATTCTTGTATGATCAAGGCCAATATTATCTATGCCACTTCATCTCTTTGCCATGTACAAACTTTCTGAGAATTGGGCACTAGCTGGGAATGCATTATTTGTTTGTTTTTATTGCCAATTATATTCGTGCCAAGTCCATTCTTTCTAGATCTTCTTTCTTAAAAAGTTCAATCTCTCTCAACCAACAAAAGAAATTGTCAATCTTGAAACCCCTCTCAACATCAGCATTGTATCATATTTAACCCTAATTGACCTTCCTGGAAACATACTTCATCATATTTTGGTGTACATGCACCGAGACTTGGTTAGCTTGGGAATAGAGTAAACAGAGATCAGAGGCATTGTGTTAGTATTTCTTCATTGAATATTTCAAAGTTGGAATAAATATGAATGAAGACTTGGTGGCTTGGTGCCGCAACTATATTACTAGCTAGCAGGCTCAGTCTCATTTTCGTTACTGGTGATGAAGGCCGATTACTGATTATTGAGCCTTCCTAGCTAAGCTAATATGAATTATTCCTTTGTGTTCTTTCAGTCTTCTTTGATTCCTTTGCTTTTGATCACTTCCTTTCTGTCGATCAATTTTCGATCAAGTGTGTGTGCTGATACAGCAGAGTATGCCAACTGCAGCCTACCTGTTACCTGTGGGAGCGTCAAAAGCAACATCTCATACCCCTTTTGGGGGTCCGACCGACCCGAATACTGTGGTAAATCTGGGTTTGAGGTCACATGCAACGCCAATGTCCCGATGATCACCATGAAGAAAATCAATTTCAGAATTCTTGACATGAGCAGTAGCACTATTACACCAACTCCGACTGTGACAGTTGCAAGGGAGGATTACTGGAATACTCTCTGTCCTCCGAGTTATATTGACACAGACCTCAATTTCTCTCTATTTGAGTATGCATCTGGCCCTCAAAACGTGTCTTTTTACTACGGATGCCATGAGGCTGGAAGTTCAGCGTTGTCAATATGCAATAGTACAGTGACCGTTACCTTTCTCACAGAGAAGGAAACTGCTAAGCTTCCCGATTCAACTGCCTCGGGCTCCTGTGCAGCTGTGGTTTTGGTTCCAGTGTCTGCGGCAGCTGCTGAAGCACTAGACAAAAATGAAACATCAACTATCCAGAGTGCGGTAGATGGTGGTTTTGAATTGAATGTGCAGGATGATGATACTGTTCTTTGCAACAACTGTGTGGTCTCAGGAGGATTTTGTGGGCAAAACACTACTAATGCTGAGTTCGTTTGCTATTGCCAATATGGCACTTCAGCAACCACATGTGATTCAAAGTTAGCCACCAGTTCATCATCAGGTATCAATTATATCCACGCTCTCTCTGCTTATCAATATGTATTATTATTTCTTCTGCTTTTTTATTTCAGCAACTGGTAACCATAGTTAGGATTTAGTCTTTTAGATGCCCTTCTAGCTTAATCGTTTAACCTCCCACATGGCCTTGAAGATTGTTATGTTTTGTTCATATTAGTATCATTTTCTCCCTTCTCAACCATCTTCTGCTTCTTCACTACACTGGGTAGAACTGTAGAAGACAGGTAGATTGGACTGCTCCTTAAACGCGTCTTCCTTCTTGTTGTTCCTATGTTTATGAAGTTTCGAATTCATTTCCTTTATTTGCACCCTAAACACCTCTACGTACGTTGTGTTTAGATACAATAATTTCATTTTCCATAAACATTTTAAAATCACCGGAATTATAATTCCTTGAATTTAAGTTCCATTAATTGAGAATTTCATTGTTTGGATTACACGATGTGGAGTTTTAAAACGACAACAATTTGTATTTAAACTAACCTCAGTTAAGA encodes the following:
- the LOC101291342 gene encoding probable receptor-like protein kinase At5g39020-like; the protein is MRNSRSALLIFSVLSHILVVQYVEGKETCPSYYCNEIVGNIHFPFKNSSHPPECGLYTIDCSNPSRPKIQLIEGGYWHDLDSISQTNTININDRELLSPLPIDHCSDEVLMDMSLPTPSPLFDLLYTHNLTLFKCNLALETPAPGNKVVIKVSIAAAAVSVSVILLLTAYCIRRNQSSNKTIFFLKKKIQNFQLVDEEFLRNYGPLQVRRYSYLDVKEMTNSFNEKLGQGGYGDVYKGRLNDGSLIAVKVLNRSKGNGEEFMNEVAAISRTSHVNIVSLLGFCFEGSKRALIYEFMPNGSLEKFIFDANTSLAKDHHLGWEMLEQISLSIAGGLEYLHRGCNTRILHFDIKPHNILLDENFSPKISDFGLAKICKGNESIVSMLGARGTCGYIAPEVFCRNFGGVSHKSDVYSYGMMLSEMVGGRKNINAEVENTSEIYFPHWIYNRLELDQELGLQRIMNEEDKVRARKMIIVSLWCIQTDPSKRPSMKQVIEMLEGSVESLQIPPKPYLSSPPKSPAHSSTTSVSIQ